A DNA window from Drosophila virilis strain 15010-1051.87 chromosome 4, Dvir_AGI_RSII-ME, whole genome shotgun sequence contains the following coding sequences:
- the LOC6627416 gene encoding protein rolling stone, with the protein MRDPSGQCCCQPLLDEFKCSKFSLHHDEPADFCRSQWQRGERCIIWLIYRWLLAAFFAGGVISSLVQEFKEGTWFIYLTDWGFTLCFYACAYGAVIATIYFIRPSYFESGSWALKIYWCSHFTTTVLAMLITLVFWAALYPSMAGGPVGLYNLWAHAFNSVCMLFDSFIVAFPTRLMHFVYPLAVGLIYGLFSLIYFWAGGVDFFGNRFIYFILDWERPGLAIGSVCGCIVLALIFCVLIFWIYRLRLWMYERCGKKDNSEMMETRVAIPTVTAQTV; encoded by the exons ATGCGCGATCCAAGCGGGCAATGCTGTTGCCAGCCACTGCTGGATGAGTTCAAGTGCTCCAAATTTTCACTGCACCACGATGAGCCTGCGGACTTTTGTCGCTCCCAGTGGCAACGTGGCGAACGCTGCATCATCTGGCTGATCTATCGTTGGCTTCTGGCCGCCTTCTTTGCGGGCGGTGTCATTAGCAGCCTCGTGCAGGAATTTAAGGAGGGCACGTGGTTCATCTATCTGACCGATTGGGGATTCACTTTGTGTTTCTATGCCTGCGCCTATGGCGCCGTAATAGCCACCATATACTTTATAAGGCCCAGCTACTTTG AATCTGGTAGCTGGGCACTCAAGATTTACTGGTGCTCGCACTTTACGACCACCGTTCTGGCCATGCTAATAACATTGGTGTTTTGGGCAGCGCTGTATCCCA GCATGGCTGGTGGGCCCGTTGGACTATACAATCTCTGGGCGCATGCGTTTAATTCTGTTTGCATGCTTTTCGATTCTTTTATTGTGGCTTTTCCCACGCGCCTGATGCACTTTGTATATCCACTTGCTGTGGGCCTCATCTATGGCCTGTTCTCGCTAATCTACTTCTGGGCAGGCGGCGTAGACTT CTTTGGTAATCGGTTCATATACTTTATTCTGGACTGGGAGAGGCCGGGTTTGGCCATTGGCAGCGTTTGTGGCTGCATTGTTTTAGCGCTAATCTTTTGTGTGTTAATTTTCTGGATCTATAGACTAAGATTGTGGATGTACGAGCGCTGCGGAAAGAAGGACAACTCGGAAATGATGGAAACGCGAGTGGCTATTCCTACGGTAACTGCTCAAACCGtttga